A portion of the Sulfurospirillum diekertiae genome contains these proteins:
- a CDS encoding helix-turn-helix domain-containing protein has protein sequence MNANGVMKIDFIDRPMQKGSLYLMLPSQIHLPIYTGEFHGILLRFDLSIFEEKTFLENLSIFNFDYLLVEEPAYSSLVELLLSLHEEFQSDKTLKQCTINNLLKLFLIQVQRLLPNVVNEHTHTTIFGSLNTLLETNNYKIQTPAFYAKKLKISLKVLNQAVKEYTGIPCGEYIRSKTIIEAKRLLSYTGMNSNEIATNLGFEDAAYFSRFFKRETGFTPIVFRKKAL, from the coding sequence ATCAATGCAAATGGTGTCATGAAAATTGATTTTATTGATCGACCTATGCAAAAAGGTTCATTGTATTTGATGTTACCTTCTCAAATCCACTTACCTATTTATACAGGAGAATTTCACGGTATTTTACTTCGTTTTGATCTCTCTATTTTTGAAGAAAAAACTTTTTTAGAAAATCTCTCTATTTTTAATTTTGATTATTTATTAGTAGAAGAACCTGCCTATAGTTCATTAGTGGAATTATTACTCAGCTTACATGAAGAATTTCAAAGCGACAAAACGCTTAAACAATGTACGATTAATAACTTACTCAAACTCTTTCTCATTCAAGTTCAAAGACTTCTTCCCAATGTTGTCAATGAACATACCCATACAACCATTTTTGGTTCACTCAATACTCTTTTAGAGACCAATAATTACAAAATTCAAACACCTGCCTTTTATGCAAAAAAACTCAAAATTTCGCTCAAAGTGCTTAATCAGGCAGTTAAAGAGTATACAGGAATTCCTTGTGGCGAGTATATTCGCTCCAAAACAATTATTGAAGCGAAAAGACTTCTTTCTTATACAGGAATGAACTCAAACGAAATTGCAACTAATTTAGGCTTTGAAGATGCAGCGTATTTTAGTCGCTTTTTTAAAAGAGAAACGGGATTTACGCCTATCGTATTTCGTAAAAAAGCACTCTAG
- a CDS encoding formate dehydrogenase subunit gamma encodes MRKNLLMIIAALSLATVAFATESQIWGEMRIQNILEYGKEGSTHLGPLFTLLQNKYFAWIFLGVLIGVPLAFYIHYLIIGPKVFPHSAKKYYAFNLYNRIIHQVAAISFLVIIPTGFIIVFGDFFGGGTFVRMAKNLHGIFTIPFTIVVIPMALMWLKEALFNMDDVKWFMILGGYLSKEKKPILAGKFNAGQKMWYWVAILGGITMILSGAFMFFLDFKMQMLHDLTGLSQIDMLRAAAIIHNVMGFAIVAMFITHVYMSMFAIKGAVHSIITGYVEEEEVKILHSTWYKKLRDQGKF; translated from the coding sequence ATGAGAAAGAATCTACTGATGATCATTGCAGCTCTGAGTTTGGCAACAGTGGCATTTGCCACTGAGAGCCAAATCTGGGGTGAGATGCGCATACAAAATATTTTAGAATACGGCAAAGAGGGCAGTACCCACTTAGGACCTTTGTTTACCCTGTTGCAAAATAAATACTTTGCATGGATATTCCTAGGAGTCTTAATCGGAGTTCCTTTAGCCTTCTATATCCATTACCTGATTATAGGCCCCAAAGTGTTTCCACACAGTGCAAAGAAATACTATGCCTTTAATCTCTATAATCGAATAATCCACCAAGTAGCCGCAATAAGCTTTTTGGTGATTATACCCACAGGATTCATTATCGTTTTCGGTGACTTCTTTGGTGGTGGAACCTTTGTAAGAATGGCAAAGAACCTCCATGGTATCTTTACCATACCTTTCACTATTGTCGTCATTCCTATGGCTCTGATGTGGCTTAAAGAAGCACTCTTTAACATGGATGATGTCAAATGGTTTATGATCCTAGGAGGTTACCTCTCTAAAGAGAAAAAACCCATCCTAGCAGGGAAGTTTAATGCTGGTCAAAAGATGTGGTACTGGGTAGCAATACTTGGTGGTATTACCATGATCTTAAGTGGTGCATTCATGTTCTTCCTAGACTTTAAAATGCAAATGTTGCATGATCTCACAGGTCTATCTCAAATAGATATGTTAAGAGCAGCAGCGATTATCCATAATGTGATGGGCTTTGCAATCGTTGCAATGTTTATCACCCATGTGTATATGTCCATGTTTGCTATTAAAGGAGCAGTGCATAGTATTATTACTGGGTATGTTGAAGAAGAAGAAGTCAAGATTCTTCATAGTACATGGTATAAGAAACTGAGAGATCAGGGTAAGTTTTAA
- the fdh3B gene encoding formate dehydrogenase FDH3 subunit beta yields the protein MARMKFFCDNDRCIECFACMVACGEAHELPTGINRRKVITLNEGVIGKEISTSIACMHCTDAPCEQVCPVDCFYIREDGIVLHDKSKCIGCGYCLYACPFGAPQFPRDGAFGHKGAMDKCTMCAGGPLETNSVHERELYGQNRIAEGKVPMCAAVCSTNALLVGDAESVSAIYRKRVVGRGKGALKVQ from the coding sequence ATGGCACGAATGAAATTCTTTTGTGATAATGATCGTTGTATCGAATGTTTTGCATGTATGGTTGCATGCGGCGAAGCCCATGAACTTCCAACAGGGATTAATCGCCGTAAAGTCATCACCCTCAATGAGGGTGTGATCGGTAAAGAGATCAGCACTTCCATTGCCTGCATGCATTGTACGGATGCTCCATGCGAGCAAGTGTGCCCAGTGGATTGTTTCTATATCAGAGAGGATGGTATCGTCCTTCATGATAAAAGCAAATGTATCGGTTGTGGTTACTGCTTGTACGCATGTCCGTTTGGTGCACCACAATTTCCAAGAGATGGTGCCTTTGGGCACAAGGGAGCTATGGATAAATGTACGATGTGTGCTGGCGGTCCATTAGAGACAAACTCCGTTCATGAGCGTGAACTTTACGGTCAAAACCGTATCGCTGAGGGCAAAGTTCCTATGTGTGCGGCCGTCTGCTCCACCAATGCCCTTTTGGTCGGAGATGCAGAGAGTGTCTCTGCCATATATCGTAAACGTGTTGTAGGTCGAGGTAAAGGTGCATTAAAGGTGCAATGA
- a CDS encoding formate dehydrogenase subunit alpha, with the protein MLKDASLHMGRRSFLKMAAIGASFGATTAFASSDSIRPATEEEVKNPFPGSKKVKTICSICSAGCGIIAEVQNGVWVRQDVAQDHPISQGSHCCKGIDQIDLVKSKQRIKYPLKKVDGKWQRISWDQAVNEISEKMLKMRAENGPDIVEFLGSAKFSLQQSYYFRKFAAMWGTNNIDHVARIUHSASVAGAANTFGYGAMTQQFGDAVNAKVIMMIGCNSAVANPIGFKHFLQAKDRAGTKLIVVDPIYTRSAAKADLYLRIRSGTDIAFVYGMLHLIFKNGWEDKEFIDTRSYAMDQIRAEAAKWTPEVTSDVTGIPVDQIIQATTLFAKNSPSAIAWSLGITQHSIGSSNTRILPILQIALGNMGRKGGGLYIIRGHDNVQGATDMANLADTLPGYYGLEDPAWKYFATSWGVDYEWLKGRFFEKKWMNEKGFSLAKWYQGVLQEEKTYSSSPIRAVWIQGTGITSMSQQAKIKEALDKVDLVVIAEPFVNEAAVLTSRKDNIYILPVATQFESEGTVTATNRSSQWRTKVVEPLYESKPDEEVMFLFAKKFGFYDEFVRGMKMGVKEGKVVQVKEDFKWPDDATNEIARTIKSIGLSGWTAERLRAHQENWHMFDPVTLEGKGPMKGQYYGLPWPCWDEKHPGSPILYNRDVPVNEGGMGFRNRFGLEHNGVSQLADKSVTVAGSKIEGGYPQLTKENIEKVLGITLTEEEKAQMGGSWAMDFSGIIQQKAREAGVCVYGNARARTIVWEFPDPVPMHREPIHSPRWDLVQKYPTYEDQAKNFRVETKYKSEQQKQDWSKEFPTMLVSMRVVNLSGAGMLERTSKYLSALTPEMYANIHPDLALSHGIKDRDMMWIHAPQGTKIKVKAYHNQSVTPDRICMPYNFSGVFQGTDLSANYPEGTKPYAIGESSNTITNYGFDVITQISEFNAGLCRVEKA; encoded by the coding sequence ATGTTAAAAGACGCCTCTTTGCATATGGGACGACGATCATTTCTTAAAATGGCAGCGATCGGAGCGAGTTTTGGAGCAACAACAGCGTTTGCCTCCAGTGACTCAATCAGACCAGCTACTGAAGAAGAAGTGAAAAATCCTTTCCCAGGTTCAAAGAAAGTCAAAACGATTTGTAGTATCTGCTCGGCAGGTTGCGGTATTATCGCTGAAGTACAAAACGGTGTGTGGGTTCGCCAAGATGTGGCACAAGATCACCCGATTAGCCAAGGTAGCCACTGTTGTAAAGGCATTGACCAGATTGATTTGGTGAAAAGCAAACAACGTATTAAGTATCCTCTCAAAAAAGTCGATGGAAAATGGCAACGTATCAGTTGGGATCAAGCCGTTAATGAGATTTCAGAAAAAATGCTTAAAATGCGCGCCGAAAATGGCCCAGACATCGTAGAGTTTTTAGGTTCAGCGAAATTCAGCTTGCAACAATCTTACTATTTTAGAAAGTTTGCTGCAATGTGGGGAACAAACAATATTGACCACGTAGCTAGAATCTGACATAGTGCTTCCGTCGCAGGTGCTGCGAATACATTTGGATACGGTGCTATGACACAACAATTTGGTGATGCTGTAAACGCTAAGGTCATTATGATGATCGGTTGTAACTCAGCGGTTGCAAACCCAATTGGTTTTAAACACTTCTTACAAGCAAAAGACAGAGCGGGGACAAAATTGATCGTTGTTGATCCAATTTACACTCGTAGTGCTGCAAAAGCAGATCTCTACCTACGTATTCGTTCAGGTACAGACATTGCATTTGTGTACGGCATGCTCCATCTTATCTTCAAAAATGGTTGGGAAGATAAAGAATTTATCGATACGCGCTCTTATGCAATGGATCAAATCCGTGCAGAAGCTGCCAAATGGACACCGGAAGTTACTTCGGATGTTACAGGCATTCCGGTCGATCAAATTATTCAAGCAACCACACTGTTTGCAAAAAATAGCCCAAGCGCTATTGCATGGTCATTGGGTATTACACAACACAGTATTGGTTCTTCTAACACCAGAATCCTTCCAATCCTTCAAATTGCTCTGGGCAACATGGGTCGAAAAGGTGGTGGGCTTTACATTATTCGTGGACACGACAATGTTCAAGGTGCAACGGATATGGCAAACCTTGCTGATACGCTTCCTGGTTATTATGGCCTTGAAGATCCAGCATGGAAATACTTTGCGACATCTTGGGGCGTGGATTACGAATGGCTCAAAGGTCGTTTCTTTGAGAAAAAATGGATGAACGAAAAAGGCTTCTCTTTGGCTAAATGGTATCAAGGTGTTCTTCAAGAGGAAAAAACCTACTCTTCAAGTCCTATTCGTGCTGTTTGGATTCAAGGGACGGGCATTACCTCTATGTCTCAACAAGCCAAAATAAAAGAGGCGCTGGATAAAGTTGATTTAGTGGTGATTGCAGAGCCATTTGTCAATGAAGCAGCCGTTCTTACAAGCCGAAAAGACAATATCTACATCTTACCGGTTGCAACTCAATTTGAGAGCGAAGGAACCGTTACCGCAACGAACCGCTCTTCTCAATGGCGAACCAAAGTGGTTGAGCCGCTTTATGAGAGTAAACCAGACGAAGAGGTTATGTTCCTTTTTGCGAAAAAATTTGGTTTCTATGATGAGTTTGTTCGTGGTATGAAGATGGGTGTCAAAGAGGGTAAAGTCGTTCAAGTTAAAGAGGACTTTAAATGGCCAGATGATGCAACTAACGAAATCGCGCGTACCATTAAATCCATTGGTCTGAGTGGTTGGACGGCGGAACGTTTACGCGCGCATCAAGAAAACTGGCATATGTTTGATCCTGTAACACTCGAAGGTAAAGGACCTATGAAAGGTCAGTATTATGGACTTCCATGGCCATGTTGGGATGAAAAACACCCAGGCTCACCTATACTTTACAATCGAGATGTTCCCGTCAATGAAGGTGGTATGGGCTTTAGAAATCGCTTTGGCTTAGAACACAATGGTGTCAGTCAATTGGCCGATAAAAGCGTGACCGTTGCGGGCTCAAAAATTGAGGGTGGTTACCCACAACTCACTAAAGAGAACATTGAAAAAGTGCTTGGTATTACCCTTACCGAAGAAGAAAAAGCACAAATGGGTGGAAGCTGGGCGATGGACTTTAGCGGCATCATTCAGCAAAAAGCGCGTGAAGCTGGGGTTTGTGTGTATGGAAATGCACGTGCTCGTACGATTGTGTGGGAATTCCCAGATCCTGTGCCAATGCACAGAGAGCCGATCCACTCACCAAGATGGGATTTGGTTCAAAAATACCCAACGTATGAAGATCAGGCTAAAAACTTCCGTGTTGAGACAAAATATAAGTCTGAGCAACAAAAACAAGATTGGTCTAAAGAGTTTCCAACGATGTTGGTGAGCATGAGGGTGGTTAACCTCTCAGGAGCTGGTATGCTTGAGCGAACGAGTAAATACCTCTCCGCACTTACGCCAGAGATGTATGCCAATATTCACCCAGACTTAGCACTCAGTCATGGTATTAAAGATCGTGATATGATGTGGATTCATGCACCGCAAGGCACAAAAATCAAGGTCAAAGCGTATCACAATCAAAGCGTAACGCCAGATCGTATCTGCATGCCATACAACTTTTCAGGGGTGTTCCAAGGAACGGATCTGAGTGCCAATTATCCAGAAGGTACGAAACCGTATGCGATTGGTGAGAGTTCCAATACGATTACCAATTACGGTTTTGATGTGATTACGCAAATTTCAGAGTTCAACGCTGGTCTATGCCGCGTCGAGAAAGCATAG
- a CDS encoding twin-arginine translocation signal domain-containing protein: MQDQRRSFLKKTLGASAVVAAVGVSAIANENGAKIAGSNGVVKGHSKKKEILYKKTANWDAYYHAAV; encoded by the coding sequence ATGCAAGATCAAAGAAGGAGTTTTCTTAAAAAAACTCTCGGCGCAAGTGCTGTTGTTGCCGCTGTTGGCGTTAGCGCAATTGCTAATGAAAACGGTGCAAAAATAGCAGGAAGTAATGGTGTTGTTAAGGGACACTCTAAGAAAAAAGAGATTCTCTACAAAAAAACAGCCAATTGGGACGCGTATTATCACGCGGCAGTCTAA
- a CDS encoding TorD/DmsD family molecular chaperone — protein sequence MNKEAINKARAVYYGLFASLLTFFDNPNDLGIIQKTMDALAQNPLDEESKVAFSNMQNLLITGGYTLLKEESDKVFFSPYSAYIPVTASFFVENRDDGKMRQEMVKYVLSSNYRRDNEKFKELEDHIGFIVLFMQKMIEEELSGNEKSAQLAREVFEKILNPFIDEFIAALHVHEESHFYEDFAVIMQSFMALERLYLDVKKPIRESETPRVFTKEFKKPHKQLTPRPKKNMEEFVL from the coding sequence ATGAACAAAGAGGCGATCAATAAGGCAAGAGCCGTTTATTATGGGCTCTTTGCCTCCCTTTTGACGTTTTTTGACAATCCAAATGATCTTGGAATCATTCAAAAAACAATGGATGCACTGGCTCAGAATCCACTTGATGAAGAAAGTAAAGTCGCGTTTAGTAATATGCAAAATTTGCTTATTACTGGAGGCTATACGCTTTTAAAAGAGGAGAGCGATAAAGTCTTTTTTAGTCCTTACTCAGCGTATATTCCTGTCACCGCTTCATTTTTTGTAGAGAACAGAGACGATGGCAAAATGCGTCAAGAGATGGTGAAATACGTTTTAAGTTCCAACTACAGACGGGATAACGAGAAATTTAAAGAGTTGGAAGATCACATCGGTTTTATTGTTCTGTTTATGCAAAAAATGATCGAAGAAGAGCTCAGTGGCAATGAGAAGAGTGCACAACTAGCTCGTGAAGTTTTTGAGAAGATTTTAAATCCTTTTATTGATGAGTTTATCGCAGCTCTTCATGTTCATGAAGAGAGTCATTTTTACGAAGATTTCGCAGTTATCATGCAATCATTTATGGCACTTGAGAGACTTTATCTGGATGTGAAAAAACCTATACGAGAGAGTGAAACACCAAGAGTATTTACCAAAGAGTTTAAGAAACCCCATAAACAACTTACCCCAAGACCGAAGAAGAATATGGAAGAGTTTGTTCTCTAA